One genomic segment of Luteitalea sp. includes these proteins:
- a CDS encoding AAA domain-containing protein, with amino-acid sequence MACPLCDDTGWRPMEIDGVRRVMRCECWKRDASMRLHEQANVPRRYQHCTLDSFTPYNERLRVALKHARTLVDQGPLAEKGLLLLGPPGVGKTHLSVGVLRELVLRYGLRATFYDTRDLLRLIRSTYGSSVHATEPEVLRPVMESQVLVLDDLGAEKTSEWVDETLNLIVNNRYSNQRLTLFTSNYPDTGDLVDPDSLRARIGFRMYSRLLEMCEPVHLEGLDYREPRPPNADDEESLRTMWEMRKSTLRRLPSRTSAQVRAQLRATRAQLPAEPLDVKWPGGRAGS; translated from the coding sequence ATGGCGTGCCCACTCTGCGACGACACGGGTTGGCGGCCGATGGAAATCGACGGCGTGCGTCGCGTGATGCGATGCGAGTGCTGGAAGCGCGATGCCTCCATGCGGTTGCACGAGCAGGCGAATGTGCCGCGACGATATCAGCACTGTACCCTCGACAGCTTCACCCCGTACAATGAACGGCTGCGTGTCGCGCTCAAGCATGCGCGGACGCTCGTCGACCAGGGGCCGCTGGCTGAGAAGGGGTTGTTGCTACTCGGTCCCCCGGGTGTCGGCAAGACACACTTGAGCGTCGGTGTGCTTCGCGAGCTCGTGCTGCGCTACGGGTTGCGTGCAACCTTCTATGACACGCGCGATCTCTTGCGTCTCATTCGCAGCACCTACGGTTCGAGCGTTCATGCCACCGAGCCAGAGGTGCTGCGGCCGGTCATGGAGAGCCAGGTGCTCGTTCTGGACGACCTTGGCGCCGAAAAGACGTCCGAATGGGTCGACGAGACTCTCAATCTCATCGTCAACAACCGCTACAGTAACCAGCGACTGACACTCTTCACGTCGAACTATCCCGACACGGGCGATCTGGTCGATCCGGATTCGCTCCGCGCCCGTATCGGCTTCCGCATGTACTCGCGCTTGCTCGAGATGTGCGAGCCGGTCCATCTCGAAGGGCTCGATTATCGCGAGCCGCGTCCGCCCAATGCCGATGACGAGGAAAGCTTGCGGACGATGTGGGAGATGCGAAAATCGACGCTGAGACGATTGCCTTCGCGCACCAGCGCGCAAGTTCGGGCGCAGTTGCGCGCCACCCGCGCACAGCTACCGGCAGAGCCGCTGGACGTCAAGTGGCCAGGTGGCCGGGCAGGGTCGTAA
- a CDS encoding MerR family transcriptional regulator, with product MAKHGKAYYMISAVAKRYDIHPQTLRLYEREGLLKPSRTEGNTRLYSDEDLERLETILSLTRELGVNLAGVEIILNMRERIEQMQHEVNEFMEYVKRELARGLGDWEQRLSTALVRSTPTTLVRASHPPPAPRADQSTQPTIDVETVRTEK from the coding sequence ATGGCCAAACACGGCAAGGCGTACTACATGATTAGCGCGGTGGCGAAGCGGTACGATATTCACCCGCAGACCCTCCGTCTGTACGAGCGCGAAGGACTCCTCAAGCCGTCGCGGACCGAAGGCAATACGCGGCTCTATTCGGACGAAGACCTCGAGCGGCTCGAGACCATCTTGTCGCTCACGCGCGAGCTCGGCGTGAATCTCGCCGGTGTCGAGATCATCCTCAACATGCGCGAGCGGATCGAGCAGATGCAGCACGAGGTCAACGAGTTCATGGAGTACGTCAAGCGCGAGCTGGCGCGCGGTCTGGGTGACTGGGAGCAGCGGCTCTCGACGGCCCTTGTCCGCTCCACACCAACGACGCTCGTGCGCGCGTCGCACCCCCCACCCGCACCTCGCGCCGATCAATCGACGCAACCGACCATTGATGTCGAGACGGTCAGGACTGAGAAGTGA
- a CDS encoding DnaJ domain-containing protein, producing MMPARVPAVPQTAAMGRSSTPRSSTRSRPDPSSGQWPLIVMNLYAILGVPADATLTDVRRAYRRLARRYHPNINPGDEAAAVRFRVVTLAYEILSDPNQRREYDQRGDAMLAQAGGVTFAFERFDFSASAEGMAASTFGELFADMFRPQQRGSARAPERGADLHVEITAPFETASAGGQHSVTVTRHDPCDACFGAGWIAVPEAVCPRCRGEGIVRGARGHMVFSKTCSQCHGDGYQRAARCQACHGEGVITRSHAREVPVSPGVADGDEITVSAQGHAGRYGGPRGDLRVRVRVAPHELFQRDGDDLALELAVGVHEAALGARLEVPTPDGTTMLRIPPGTQGGQRFRVRERGMHSLRLGRRGDLIVHVRLVLPPLVDERARALMRELASIWNEESRKGHST from the coding sequence GTGATGCCGGCCCGGGTGCCGGCGGTGCCACAGACCGCGGCGATGGGGAGGTCATCGACGCCGAGGTCGTCGACGAGAAGTAGGCCCGACCCGAGTAGTGGTCAGTGGCCACTGATTGTCATGAACCTGTATGCCATCCTCGGGGTGCCGGCGGACGCAACGCTCACGGATGTGCGCCGGGCATATCGTCGGCTTGCTCGCCGGTATCATCCCAACATCAATCCGGGTGATGAGGCGGCGGCAGTGCGCTTTCGCGTCGTGACCCTCGCGTACGAGATTTTGAGCGATCCGAATCAGCGGCGCGAGTACGACCAGCGCGGGGACGCGATGTTGGCGCAGGCGGGCGGGGTGACGTTTGCGTTCGAGCGCTTCGACTTCAGCGCGTCGGCGGAGGGGATGGCAGCCTCGACGTTTGGTGAGCTGTTTGCGGACATGTTTCGGCCGCAGCAGCGAGGCTCTGCCAGGGCACCGGAGCGCGGGGCCGATCTGCACGTGGAGATCACCGCGCCCTTCGAGACAGCCTCCGCCGGCGGCCAGCACTCGGTCACCGTGACACGCCACGACCCATGTGATGCCTGCTTTGGTGCGGGCTGGATCGCGGTGCCCGAAGCCGTTTGCCCGAGGTGTCGTGGTGAGGGCATCGTCCGTGGGGCTCGTGGGCACATGGTGTTTTCCAAGACGTGCTCACAGTGCCATGGTGATGGGTACCAGCGAGCGGCGCGCTGCCAGGCGTGCCACGGCGAAGGTGTGATCACGCGCAGTCACGCGAGGGAGGTTCCCGTGTCGCCTGGCGTTGCCGACGGCGACGAGATCACCGTGAGCGCCCAGGGACATGCCGGGCGCTACGGTGGGCCGCGCGGTGACCTGCGGGTGCGCGTACGTGTCGCGCCGCACGAGCTGTTTCAGCGCGACGGGGACGATTTGGCGCTGGAGCTCGCGGTGGGCGTGCACGAGGCCGCCTTGGGTGCGCGCCTGGAGGTGCCCACACCGGACGGTACCACAATGCTGCGCATCCCGCCGGGCACGCAGGGGGGCCAGCGGTTTCGCGTGCGCGAGCGTGGGATGCACTCCTTGCGGCTCGGTCGCCGGGGGGATCTCATCGTGCACGTCCGACTCGTGCTGCCGCCGCTGGTCGATGAGCGTGCGCGTGCGCTCATGCGCGAGCTTGCGTCGATTTGGAACGAAGAGAGCAGGAAGGGGCATAGCACCTAG
- the dnaK gene encoding molecular chaperone DnaK, translated as MSKIIGIDLGTTNSVVAVMEGGEPTVVTNQEGSRLTPSVVAFTKSGERLVGQVAKRQAVTNPENTVFSIKRFMGRRYDEVSEEMKMVPYKVAPLGQDVRIDAGAQKWAPPQISAMVLQKLKQAAEDYLGQPVARAVLTVPAYFNDAQRQATKEAGEIAGLEVVRIVNEPTAAALAYGLDKKKDEKIAVYDFGGGTFDISILEVGEGVVEVKATNGDTHLGGDNLDQRIIDWIITEFKKAEGIDLGKDRMALQRLKEAAEKAKMELSTLMETEVNLPFITADQTGPKHLSMKLTRAKFESLVDDLLQKTVGPCKQALADSGLQPSAIDEVVLVGGSTRIPRVNQIVKELFGKEPHKGVNPDEVVAVGAGVQAGVLGGEVKDLLLLDVTPLSLGIETLGGVMTTLISRNTTIPTRKSEVFSTAADSQTSVEVHVLQGERQMARDNRALGRFILDGIPPAPRGVPQVEVTFDIDANGIVNVSAKDRATGKEQKITITASSGLSKDEVERMRQDAELHVEEDKARRDEAETRNRADQAVYVAERALQDAGDKVPAADRATVEAAINDVKKALEANDVAATNKAMERLTQAQHALASHLYQQTAGPADTPGGDAGPGAGGATDRGDGEVIDAEVVDEK; from the coding sequence ATGAGCAAGATCATTGGCATCGACTTGGGTACAACCAACTCGGTGGTGGCGGTCATGGAGGGCGGCGAGCCGACCGTTGTCACCAATCAGGAAGGGAGTCGGCTGACCCCGTCGGTCGTGGCGTTCACCAAGTCGGGTGAGCGTCTCGTCGGCCAGGTGGCCAAACGGCAGGCGGTCACCAACCCGGAGAACACGGTGTTCTCCATCAAGCGCTTCATGGGCCGTCGGTACGACGAAGTCTCGGAAGAGATGAAGATGGTGCCGTACAAGGTGGCGCCCCTGGGGCAGGACGTGCGTATCGACGCTGGGGCTCAGAAGTGGGCGCCGCCGCAGATCTCGGCCATGGTGCTGCAGAAGCTGAAGCAGGCGGCGGAGGACTATCTCGGACAGCCGGTCGCGAGGGCCGTCCTTACCGTGCCTGCCTACTTCAACGATGCGCAGCGCCAAGCGACGAAGGAAGCCGGCGAGATTGCCGGTCTCGAGGTCGTACGGATCGTCAACGAGCCGACGGCCGCGGCGCTTGCGTATGGCCTCGACAAGAAGAAGGACGAGAAGATTGCGGTCTACGACTTCGGCGGCGGCACGTTCGACATCTCGATTCTCGAGGTGGGCGAAGGCGTTGTCGAGGTCAAGGCGACCAACGGTGACACGCACCTCGGCGGCGACAACCTCGACCAGCGCATCATCGATTGGATCATCACCGAGTTCAAGAAGGCCGAAGGCATCGATCTCGGCAAGGACCGTATGGCGCTCCAGCGATTGAAGGAAGCGGCCGAGAAGGCCAAGATGGAGCTGTCGACGTTGATGGAGACCGAGGTCAACCTGCCCTTCATCACGGCGGATCAAACCGGGCCCAAACATCTCTCGATGAAGCTCACGCGGGCGAAGTTCGAGTCGCTCGTCGATGACCTGCTGCAGAAGACGGTTGGCCCGTGCAAGCAGGCGCTGGCCGATTCAGGACTCCAGCCGTCCGCCATCGACGAGGTCGTCCTCGTGGGTGGCTCCACGCGCATTCCACGCGTGAACCAGATCGTCAAGGAGCTGTTCGGCAAAGAGCCACACAAAGGCGTGAATCCGGACGAGGTCGTGGCGGTCGGGGCGGGGGTCCAGGCAGGCGTCCTGGGCGGGGAGGTGAAGGATCTGCTCCTGCTCGACGTGACGCCACTGTCTTTGGGCATCGAAACGCTGGGCGGCGTCATGACGACGCTGATCTCGCGGAACACGACGATTCCGACTCGCAAGAGCGAGGTCTTCTCGACAGCGGCCGACAGTCAAACGAGCGTCGAGGTGCACGTGTTGCAGGGCGAGCGTCAGATGGCGCGTGATAATCGAGCGCTGGGACGGTTCATCCTGGACGGCATCCCGCCAGCGCCGCGTGGCGTGCCACAGGTCGAGGTGACCTTCGACATCGACGCGAACGGCATCGTCAACGTCTCGGCGAAGGATCGCGCGACCGGCAAAGAGCAGAAGATCACCATTACCGCATCGAGCGGCCTCAGCAAGGACGAGGTCGAGCGGATGCGCCAGGATGCGGAGCTCCACGTCGAAGAGGACAAGGCGCGGCGTGACGAGGCGGAGACCCGCAATCGTGCCGACCAGGCCGTCTATGTCGCCGAGCGCGCGTTGCAGGATGCGGGTGACAAGGTGCCCGCTGCGGATCGCGCGACGGTCGAAGCGGCCATCAACGACGTCAAGAAGGCGCTCGAGGCCAACGACGTCGCCGCGACGAACAAAGCCATGGAGCGTCTGACTCAGGCACAGCACGCGCTCGCGTCACATCTGTATCAGCAGACGGCCGGGCCGGCGGACACGCCTGGTGGTGATGCCGGCCCGGGTGCCGGCGGTGCCACAGACCGCGGCGATGGGGAGGTCATCGACGCCGAGGTCGTCGACGAGAAGTAG
- a CDS encoding PBP1A family penicillin-binding protein, translating to MTNHVIRAARQLTIALAFVIAIALGAACGVLFVYAGDLPQISALDDQALPTISRIYATDNKVIGEFATERRVIVRYDQIPPVLRNAIVAAEDSGFFTHIGLSIPSIVVALIRDIIKRELYAGGSTLSQQLARQLFLTLEKTWERKIKEAILAIQIEKRYTKEEIFTMYCNKMYFGHGAHGVEQASRLYFDKSAKDLNLEEAALIAGILQGNVRQSPYVNMRAAVWRRNYTLQRMADEGFITHAQADASKKKPIVTRGGLQRPDSPAPYFVEEVRQALEAEYGAKQLYENGLQVHTSLDLELQEAATQALGAGLARLNKGRKDPAVEGAVLALHNDTGQVLAMVGGSDFDRTKFNRAVQAKRQIGSTFKPIVYTAAVDRGYTARSQLKDEPVWYMVGPGQPLYAPENYDHQYEGVVTLRRAIEQSRNVPTVGLMHDLGPRQVADYARRLGFASEVRPYLSSALGSSEATLLEVVNAFSVFPNQGVRMQPYSVLRIADRSGSVLQENRPEPHAAIRADTAYVMLSLLQGVTARGTAARASSLGWPLGGKTGTTNDYTDAWMVGFDPDITVGVWVGYDAKKKLGASMTGSVAALPIWLDVMKAHVARHKGQPKPAFASPGNIVFVQLDNGVREAFIAGTQPGAAFGETGG from the coding sequence ATGACAAATCACGTCATTCGTGCAGCGCGTCAACTGACGATTGCTTTGGCGTTCGTGATTGCGATTGCCCTCGGCGCCGCCTGCGGCGTTCTCTTCGTCTACGCAGGCGACCTGCCGCAGATCTCGGCGCTCGACGACCAGGCGCTTCCAACGATCTCGCGTATCTACGCGACCGATAACAAAGTAATTGGCGAGTTCGCCACCGAACGGCGTGTCATCGTCCGCTACGACCAAATCCCACCGGTGCTCAGAAACGCCATCGTTGCCGCGGAGGATTCCGGCTTTTTCACACACATCGGATTGAGCATCCCCAGCATCGTCGTAGCACTCATCAGGGACATCATCAAGCGGGAGCTGTATGCCGGTGGAAGCACGCTCTCGCAGCAGCTTGCCCGACAGCTCTTCCTCACGCTCGAAAAGACCTGGGAGCGAAAGATCAAAGAGGCCATCCTGGCCATTCAGATTGAGAAGCGGTACACGAAGGAAGAAATCTTCACGATGTACTGCAACAAGATGTACTTCGGGCATGGCGCACACGGCGTCGAGCAAGCGTCGCGGCTGTATTTCGACAAGTCCGCGAAAGATCTGAACCTCGAAGAAGCGGCGCTCATTGCCGGTATCCTCCAAGGAAACGTTCGCCAGAGCCCCTACGTGAACATGCGGGCCGCCGTGTGGCGACGCAACTACACGCTGCAGCGCATGGCAGACGAAGGGTTCATCACGCACGCACAAGCGGATGCGAGCAAGAAGAAGCCGATCGTCACACGCGGCGGCCTGCAGCGGCCCGACTCGCCTGCACCGTATTTCGTGGAAGAGGTTCGCCAAGCGCTGGAGGCAGAGTACGGCGCCAAGCAACTCTACGAAAACGGACTGCAGGTTCACACGTCGCTCGATCTGGAGCTCCAAGAGGCTGCGACGCAAGCGCTCGGGGCCGGCCTCGCGCGTCTCAACAAGGGCCGTAAGGATCCCGCCGTTGAAGGCGCGGTGCTCGCGCTGCACAATGACACGGGTCAGGTGCTCGCGATGGTTGGCGGCTCGGATTTCGATCGCACGAAGTTCAACCGCGCCGTTCAAGCCAAGCGACAGATCGGATCCACCTTCAAGCCAATCGTCTACACCGCTGCGGTGGATCGCGGCTATACCGCGCGTTCCCAGCTGAAAGATGAGCCCGTCTGGTACATGGTGGGCCCGGGACAGCCGCTCTATGCTCCCGAGAACTACGACCACCAGTACGAGGGGGTGGTGACGCTTCGCCGTGCGATCGAGCAGTCACGGAACGTGCCGACAGTTGGCTTGATGCACGACCTCGGCCCGCGCCAGGTGGCAGACTACGCGCGCCGGCTGGGCTTCGCGTCAGAGGTCCGCCCGTATCTCTCGAGCGCGCTCGGGTCGAGTGAAGCGACCTTGCTGGAAGTCGTGAACGCGTTCTCGGTGTTCCCCAACCAGGGCGTACGCATGCAGCCGTACTCTGTCCTGCGGATAGCCGATCGGTCAGGAAGCGTGCTGCAGGAGAACCGGCCGGAGCCGCATGCCGCCATCCGGGCGGACACCGCGTATGTCATGTTGAGCCTGCTCCAGGGCGTCACGGCCCGGGGGACGGCGGCACGCGCCTCATCGCTTGGCTGGCCGCTCGGAGGGAAGACCGGAACGACCAACGACTATACGGACGCCTGGATGGTTGGCTTCGACCCCGACATCACGGTTGGCGTCTGGGTGGGCTACGACGCCAAGAAGAAGCTCGGGGCCTCCATGACCGGTTCGGTCGCGGCGCTGCCCATATGGCTCGATGTGATGAAAGCACACGTCGCACGGCACAAGGGCCAGCCCAAGCCAGCGTTCGCCTCGCCGGGCAACATCGTGTTCGTTCAGCTCGATAACGGCGTCCGCGAAGCCTTCATCGCGGGCACGCAGCCAGGCGCAGCGTTCGGAGAAACTGGCGGGTGA
- a CDS encoding peptide chain release factor 2 (programmed frameshift), producing the protein MPVSPEDLVRRYEELLTRAAGLRSYFDAAKLEQELSRLEDRVGVPDFWKDQAEAQKVLQRRRRLEQDLALVTSLKRRSDDLGVLVEWLEHGEDVGADVERVLDELETEVEAGEIKKMLGGEHDRKNAIISIHPGAGGTESQDWAEMLLRMYLRWAERRGFTREVLDLQPGEEAGIKSATVAITGEFAYGLLSAEAGVHRLVRISPFDAAARRHTSFASLYIWPELPEDVGIEIDENDLRIDTFRSSGAGGQHVNVTDSAVRITHFPTGIVVSCQNERSQHKNRSSAMKVLKARLYDLKLKDQQAELSRIGGEKKEIAFGSQIRSYVLHPYQMVKDHRTKYQVGDVTRVLDGDLDEYIKSYLMARASGTLEAVGAGDED; encoded by the exons ATGCCTGTTAGTCCTGAAGATCTGGTTCGACGTTACGAAGAGCTCCTCACACGGGCCGCCGGTCTCAGGAGCTAT TTTGACGCTGCAAAGCTCGAGCAAGAGTTGTCGCGGTTAGAAGACCGCGTTGGCGTGCCCGATTTCTGGAAGGACCAAGCCGAAGCGCAGAAGGTGCTACAGCGCCGGCGTCGCCTCGAGCAGGATCTTGCGCTCGTGACGTCGCTGAAGAGGCGGAGTGACGACTTGGGCGTGCTGGTCGAGTGGCTCGAGCACGGCGAGGACGTGGGCGCCGATGTCGAGCGCGTCCTGGACGAGCTCGAAACCGAGGTCGAAGCGGGCGAAATCAAGAAGATGCTCGGCGGCGAGCACGACCGCAAGAATGCCATCATCAGCATTCACCCCGGCGCTGGCGGGACCGAGTCGCAGGATTGGGCGGAGATGCTGCTGCGAATGTACTTGCGCTGGGCCGAGCGGCGCGGCTTCACGCGAGAGGTGCTCGACCTGCAACCTGGCGAAGAGGCGGGTATCAAGAGCGCGACCGTGGCCATCACGGGAGAGTTCGCCTACGGTCTCCTGTCGGCCGAGGCAGGTGTCCATCGTCTGGTCCGTATCTCGCCGTTCGACGCCGCCGCGCGACGGCACACGTCATTCGCGTCGTTGTATATCTGGCCGGAGCTGCCCGAGGACGTGGGCATCGAGATCGACGAGAACGATCTTCGCATCGATACGTTTCGATCGAGTGGCGCAGGTGGTCAGCATGTCAATGTCACGGACTCAGCCGTCCGCATCACCCACTTTCCCACGGGCATCGTCGTCTCCTGCCAAAACGAGCGGTCACAGCACAAGAATCGTTCCTCGGCCATGAAAGTGCTGAAGGCCCGGCTCTACGATCTCAAGCTCAAGGATCAACAAGCGGAGCTCAGTCGGATCGGGGGAGAGAAGAAGGAGATTGCGTTTGGCAGCCAGATTCGCAGCTACGTCCTGCATCCATACCAAATGGTGAAGGACCATCGCACCAAGTACCAGGTCGGCGACGTGACGCGAGTGCTGGACGGCGATCTTGACGAGTACATCAAGTCCTATTTGATGGCGCGGGCTAGCGGGACGCTCGAGGCGGTAGGGGCTGGCGACGAAGACTAG
- the lnt gene encoding apolipoprotein N-acyltransferase has translation MALLSGLLLTLSFPKFGHPVFAWIALTPLLVSVASPAVWARESSLRAWMLGLVTGFAYFAGTIYWTADVLAVYGELSRIVSILLAALLVAYLALFPAAFALIVARVAVASGTAVACLTAPAVWVASEWMRGVLLSGFPWVLLGYSQTDVLSIAQLASVTGVYGLSGLAAASSAALAWVVCSRKRHAWAALGLVGVVVLFVALWGRARIASNEWTAKGQRLMVGIVQGNVPQDQKWDRAHAVEIFDRYLRMSRQAVRDGATLVVWPESSTPFMLEEDPVGRRLIAEVASEGGADMLIGSSEVVRGDGTTPRYYNAAFMVSPRAVNETPVYRKMHLVPFGEYVPFRQLLFFARPLVEGVGDFTPGEAVTLLPIRRGRVSTAICYEIIFPPLVREAVVRGSELLTTITNDAWYGDSSAPYQHFEQARLRSIEQGRYLVRAANTGISGIVDPYGRVVTRTPLFQPRVAVGEVRLITDRTLYSRIGDLFAYACLLLTALVVVISVKPRAAYGD, from the coding sequence TTGGCCCTCCTGTCGGGCCTACTCCTGACACTCAGCTTCCCCAAGTTTGGTCATCCAGTCTTTGCGTGGATCGCCTTGACACCGCTGCTCGTCAGCGTGGCGTCGCCGGCGGTGTGGGCCCGTGAGTCCAGTCTGCGAGCGTGGATGTTGGGCCTCGTCACGGGCTTTGCGTACTTTGCGGGGACGATTTATTGGACTGCCGATGTGCTCGCCGTTTATGGCGAATTGTCACGGATCGTGTCCATCCTCCTTGCCGCTCTGCTCGTGGCCTATCTCGCACTGTTTCCTGCTGCGTTCGCGCTCATCGTCGCGCGAGTGGCTGTGGCGTCGGGCACAGCGGTAGCCTGTTTGACGGCGCCCGCCGTCTGGGTGGCCAGCGAGTGGATGCGAGGCGTCTTACTGAGCGGTTTTCCGTGGGTGCTGCTCGGCTATAGCCAAACCGACGTGCTGTCGATAGCGCAGCTCGCCAGCGTGACCGGGGTCTACGGCCTCTCGGGGCTGGCAGCCGCGAGTAGTGCGGCGCTGGCCTGGGTCGTCTGCTCACGGAAGCGCCACGCCTGGGCCGCTCTTGGCCTCGTCGGCGTCGTCGTCTTGTTCGTCGCACTCTGGGGACGGGCGCGCATCGCGTCCAATGAGTGGACCGCAAAGGGACAGCGGCTCATGGTAGGCATCGTCCAAGGCAACGTGCCGCAGGATCAGAAGTGGGACCGGGCTCATGCCGTGGAGATCTTCGATCGTTATCTCAGGATGAGCCGACAAGCGGTACGGGATGGCGCGACGTTGGTCGTGTGGCCGGAATCCTCGACGCCCTTCATGCTGGAGGAAGACCCCGTTGGGCGACGGCTGATCGCCGAGGTGGCGTCGGAGGGTGGCGCGGACATGCTGATTGGCAGTAGCGAGGTCGTGCGTGGCGACGGTACAACGCCCCGCTACTACAATGCGGCATTCATGGTGTCGCCGCGTGCCGTAAACGAGACGCCCGTCTATCGCAAGATGCATCTGGTGCCTTTCGGTGAGTACGTGCCCTTTCGACAGCTGCTCTTCTTCGCCCGTCCGCTGGTCGAAGGTGTCGGAGATTTCACACCGGGGGAGGCGGTAACGCTCCTACCGATCAGGAGGGGGCGGGTCTCGACCGCTATCTGCTACGAGATCATCTTCCCGCCGCTCGTGCGAGAGGCTGTTGTGCGCGGGAGCGAGCTCCTGACGACGATCACGAATGATGCGTGGTACGGCGACAGCTCTGCTCCCTATCAGCACTTCGAGCAAGCACGGCTGCGATCCATCGAGCAGGGACGGTATCTGGTCCGTGCCGCGAACACGGGTATCAGCGGAATCGTGGATCCGTACGGCCGCGTTGTGACGCGGACACCGCTCTTTCAGCCCAGAGTGGCTGTCGGCGAGGTACGCCTCATCACAGACAGAACGTTGTATTCGCGTATCGGCGACCTTTTCGCGTATGCTTGTCTGTTGCTCACGGCGCTCGTGGTCGTCATCAGCGTCAAGCCGCGCGCTGCGTACGGAGATTGA
- a CDS encoding tetratricopeptide repeat protein: MGSLRTVASALGLLAAYLVTPAGTCALAAPNLTVPADMGHDLVVAFEGAGDDPRLVWLGEGVATLVADGLRRAGRPTYSGRERARILEGMQLPTGARLSYATVVRVAEVVGAASLVTGTIELDQERLIVRTRSLDVDSGRAEPEIVERGPVSDLFAITERVVRRLVGRAVEPSITQSSGPDAPPPLDAFESYIKGLIAESPETRAKFLEATLKRHPGYARAQIALWDVYTEQQDHERALETATAVPGHSRLARHARFLAARSLISLSRYDDAIGALKDLLGAQPTAALYNDLGIVQVRRETPPPETETPTAYFSKAAKLQPENADFFFNLGYAFWLERDMQAAIYWLREVVRRNPADGDAHYVLAAALDESGRATEAARERELARQLSSTYVQWERQASGGTGNPVPGGLERLSEGLDDVPTRLLDSVVVQASQEEHAELARFHRDRGRRFYEQQHNREALAELRKALYLEPYEASTHLWLGRALTQAGRLREAIDSLKISIWSRDSAAARIALATVLVESGDSGGAREHVERALQLDPTSEEGAVLRARMNRAK; encoded by the coding sequence GTGGGCTCTCTTCGGACCGTCGCGAGCGCATTGGGGCTGCTTGCGGCCTACCTCGTCACGCCCGCCGGCACGTGCGCTCTTGCGGCGCCGAACCTAACTGTTCCGGCGGACATGGGCCACGACCTCGTCGTTGCCTTCGAGGGAGCGGGCGACGATCCCCGCCTCGTCTGGCTGGGCGAGGGGGTTGCCACGCTGGTCGCCGACGGCCTCAGGAGGGCCGGTCGACCGACGTACAGCGGGCGCGAACGGGCTCGCATCTTGGAGGGCATGCAGTTGCCGACGGGAGCGCGCTTGAGCTACGCCACCGTCGTGCGTGTCGCAGAGGTGGTGGGTGCCGCCAGTCTCGTCACCGGGACAATCGAGCTCGACCAGGAACGCTTGATCGTCCGCACCAGGAGCCTGGACGTTGACTCTGGTCGCGCAGAGCCGGAGATTGTCGAGCGGGGTCCGGTGTCAGACCTTTTCGCGATCACCGAGCGGGTGGTTCGACGGCTGGTTGGCCGGGCCGTGGAGCCGTCCATTACCCAGTCGTCAGGACCTGATGCACCGCCGCCGCTGGACGCGTTCGAGTCCTACATCAAGGGGCTGATTGCGGAGAGTCCCGAGACGCGCGCGAAGTTCCTCGAAGCGACGCTCAAGCGTCATCCCGGGTATGCGCGCGCCCAGATTGCCCTGTGGGACGTGTACACGGAGCAGCAGGATCACGAGCGCGCGCTCGAAACCGCCACCGCGGTGCCTGGCCACTCGCGGCTCGCCCGCCACGCTCGATTTCTGGCGGCCCGCTCCCTCATCTCGCTCTCTCGCTACGACGACGCCATTGGCGCGTTGAAGGACCTTCTGGGGGCGCAGCCCACGGCGGCACTCTATAACGACCTTGGCATCGTCCAGGTACGGCGTGAGACGCCTCCGCCCGAGACCGAAACGCCCACCGCATATTTCAGCAAGGCGGCAAAGCTCCAGCCCGAGAACGCCGACTTCTTCTTCAATCTAGGGTATGCCTTCTGGCTCGAGCGCGACATGCAGGCCGCCATCTATTGGCTGCGCGAAGTGGTCCGGCGGAACCCCGCCGACGGCGACGCCCATTACGTGCTCGCCGCGGCGTTGGACGAGAGTGGCCGAGCCACGGAGGCGGCGCGTGAACGGGAGCTTGCCCGGCAGCTGTCATCCACGTACGTCCAGTGGGAACGCCAGGCCAGTGGCGGGACGGGCAATCCCGTGCCAGGCGGTCTCGAGCGCCTGAGCGAAGGGCTCGACGACGTGCCGACGCGCCTCTTGGACAGCGTCGTGGTCCAGGCGAGTCAGGAGGAGCATGCCGAGCTTGCGCGCTTCCACCGCGATCGCGGGCGGCGCTTCTACGAGCAGCAGCACAATCGCGAGGCTCTAGCGGAGCTCCGGAAGGCGCTGTATCTGGAGCCGTACGAGGCCTCCACCCATTTGTGGCTCGGACGAGCGTTAACGCAGGCGGGCCGGCTGCGAGAGGCCATCGACAGTCTAAAGATTTCGATTTGGAGTCGCGACAGTGCGGCTGCGCGGATTGCGCTCGCCACGGTGCTCGTGGAGTCGGGCGACTCGGGCGGGGCGCGGGAGCACGTCGAGCGAGCCTTGCAGCTGGATCCCACCTCCGAGGAAGGCGCCGTGCTGCGCGCACGGATGAACCGCGCTAAGTGA